The genomic segment GAGTTTAAAAATATGGATTGCTTCTACATCAATCCCATGAAACTTCTAGCTATGAAAGCATATTAATATGTTTGCAAACAGTTTTGTTGGCTTCTGGCGTATACTGTGAGATTCCTCTCTAACATCACTTCTACACTGGTATTATCCTGTGACTACAGTGCAACTTGTATAGGGTTATGAGTACAATGATGAAAAAAGGGGAAGATACCAACATTACAagatattgttttaaaataattgattcCTCTCTGTACTTACTATGGTTTTAAGAACAGTTCTACCAGTTAGAGATTCCTTTTTATCACCATGACACCAGTTTTACTGTCTATGCCAGTGTCACTCATAAACTTTCAGATGCACATCCATTTCATAACTTGTTTTAAGCTTGAAACTCACGTTCAGAAAAGACCAGAAATGTATAGGTCCAAGTGAAATACTGGCATGCTTCTGATAATTCAGAATTGATCCCCATGGATTCTATATACTGTAACATATTTTGAcataaaaataagtttttaaacaATTCTGAAGTACTTGTGGATTTGAATAGGTTAATTCTCATGGAAAactgatcttttaaaaacatggcCATACACAAAAAAGTTTCCAGAGGGATGCCGCTcaaatcttaaaaacaaaaaatagataACACGTTGATCTAAGCTTCTCTGAATGTGGTACAGGAAGATTTCTGCAGTCAAGACAATTCAATCTTATTATTTTACTGtcaattcattttctttcccttttaaaaaaatgacaaattggAGAAGGATAACAATGCTATTTTGTTGCAGTAAAAACAATATATAGTTTTGTGAGTTATAGTCTGAAGGGGTTTACACCATAACACATATTCAGGAAATACAGTACAGAGTTCTCTTGATTTTTACATGCAATGAATATTTCCTTGACCATGATACATTCCAATATCAGAACTGACGTCTCCACAAAGAAAAGGGTGTATACACCTGTTTCCAAAAATAGATGATGATTATCCACTGTGAAATGACATTGCACTGACTATATTCATAATAGTatgagcagcaaaaaaaaaaaaaaaacctcaagtaTTTGTTGTTAATGGGTGGCAGTTTCTGACAAAATCTCACCAGAAACGGTAGTATCAACAAATACACTTCCTGTGAAAGCAAGAACAGGGGAATCCTGCAAGCCTCTAGATGTGAGAATGAACAGTAAGTAAGAACAATGCAATGGAAAGACTTAAAGGAAATCTGAGCTCCGGTTATATGTCAAGTCattatttcattatatatatacattatatatatacatatgtacgtatacacacacacacacacacacacacacacatatatatagagATGtgtgtatacgtgtgtgtgtgtgtgtgtgtgtgtgtgtgtgtgtaacctcATATACTCAAATACTGTAGTTTCAGTGTTGCTCCATATTAAGCAAGTGAATTCCTCCAGCAACCTTGCAACAAATTACATCCTCatgttatattttattcatttccctGATATATGTTTAGCTTTCCTTACTCCCAACAATGTATATACATACCCATTTAGTCCCATTTAATTCTGCACTAGTGCAGATGAACAGGAAGAAGCAGGatttgagaaaaacaacaacaaatatttaagGCTATAAAATGCCCAAACACTAACAAGTCTGAAATGGAAAGATTGGTTGCATTAATAATCCAATTTCCCAACTGCGTGTGTTCTATACAAAATGCCCATCTACTAGATATTTTCTTTTATACTAAAATCCTGTAATGAGGTCACATTGTTCCAAACACGGGAGTTCCTCTCTGAAAGTTCAGACATTACACTGAGTACTTGAGAACAAAATTGAATAATTTTACACTCAGGAATATAAAGGAAGTTTGACTGATAACACACTTGAGATATCAAAGTAAGGAAATAATTCCAAATCCCTAACTGCATGCCCAAACTGTCAGTTCCCCGATCATCATCAATGTAAGGTCCTTCCTATATCCATCATGGAAAATTGCCTGCTTCCTCTCTAAAAAGACTTTTAATTCAAATTAAACGAATACACGAAACTTCAGCATTTAGCTTATCCATTCTCTATCTTCACCCCTACCATATTTATAGACAGCCCACCTAACTTTCtaccttgaaaaaaagaaaaagaaaatagaatatGTAGACATACACAGCTAAGAAGCGAGTTGTTCAGGCATTAATGGCAAAGGTTTCAATCCTCCCACTTTCTTAGGTaggagtaaattttaaaaaaaatctagtggGATTTATTTTGATTCAACAcaacacattttgctgcctggggcagGGCACTAATGACATCCTCTTTAACCTGTCAAAGTATATGTATGCAAAATGAACAGGTTGCATTCTGATATTTCAAAGCCATCACTTGCAGATATGACAGAATGATGTCAGAATGAGGCTTCTTTCCCCTCCCATCCGACCTACAGGGCACTACTGTGGTTTACCCCTATATATTCCAGTTGTTAAAAAATATGTCAAAAATTCTACTGTTTCCCAAACCACCTCCGAGGCAAGGCTCCCGAGTGTCCTTTAACTATGGCATACAACTGAGAAATGCGAGGCGGGGGTGGGGCTGCACTTAAATATATATTCAGTTTTATAAGGCAGCCTAGCCACAAAGGAAACTGTTTacaaggaaacacacacaaagccaaCGCCGGTCACAGTAAAgatttccttccctgcttctcaCACGCACTGCCCAAATGGTCGCTGGCGAACCAGCCGCGGCCAGCAACAACCCGCAGAAGGAAGGTACATATGTCTCCCGGACAAGATGGATGCCGCCACGCAAAATCCGGCCGCGGGCGTAATGACGCTCCTGGAGCACCGCCTCCTGGGCGAGATTCTGGGAGGACGCGGTTTCCATGGTGACGGCCCCCGCTTGAGTCATGTCGGACCTGGGCTCGGAAGAGATcgaagaggaggcagagaacgATTTGGGGGTCAGTGTTGGTTCGGTTTTGCACAATGAGGGGCGGCGgtgacggaggaggaggaggaggaggaaggtgccAAGGAAATGGAAGGGATCGGGATCGGTTTAGGGCGCAAACTCCATCAGAAACCCCCAAATCACTTGCTGTTAAGTAAGCCCAAAAGATTTTAGggattacttctgagtaagcgTGATTGCATAGACTAGATAAACACCTCGCGAGGAAACAGTAGCTACTGTGCAGAAGAAACAGGTGGAGTGCTTCCTGTTGGTCCTCTTGTGCTGGAACCCGGGCATCGTCCTGACAGTTTCGACATTGACAGCAATGTTGTTGTGCCTCAGTCAGTAAGTTTTACATTCTCCTGCACATTTCCCCCCGTCATGTCTTTAATGACTAACTGTAACGatctttccttttcattttttcctaATGTGGCCATGGTATTCCAGCTTTGTGCTTGGTATGGGTTCTCTGATTTCATAGCCTATATTCACTTAGTATTTTCTCACTGGTCACCCTCTTGATCCAAGGAATTTTCAGCAtcctcaaaaaagaaaataaaaaaataaatctgcatttcagatgcttctggtttttttaaatagttgtctATTGTAAAATCCATGATTTTGCACTTTACAGTAGAGCTGAGAATATACAGCACTATACAATACATACTGTCAAAACAAATTTTAAGTTTTGTTTCATACTATATTCTtcacaccccttcatggattgctgccttgtcatggtgaaggggcttcagtaattcagagaagctatgggctatgccatgcagggacacccaagacggacaggtcatagtggagggttCTGAGTAAactcaatccacctggagcagcaactagcaagccactccagtatctttgctaagaaaaccccatgatcagaaacaaaaggctaaaagatatgacgctggaagatggaaccctcaggtcagaaggtgtctaACATGGtactaaggaagagcggaggacaagtacaagtagctccagagctaaagaagtggttgggccaaagccaaaagaacgctcagctgcggatgtgcctggaagggaaagaaaagtctgatgctgcaaagaaaaatactgcataggaacctggaatgtaagatctatgaaccacGGTAAGCTGGATGggagtcaaacaggagatggcaagaaaaaacattgacatctggacatcagtgaactaaaatggatgggaatgggcaaatttaattcagaggaatgattatcatatctgctattgtgggcaagaatcccatagaagaaatggagtagccctcctagtcaacaaaagagtgggaaaagctgtactgggatataatcttaaaaatgatagaatgatttcaatacgaatccaaggcagacctttcaacatcacagtaatccaggtttatgcaccaaccacccatacTGAAAAGTCTGAAATTAGCCAATTCTATGAAgccttacaacaccttctagaactgacaccagagaaagatgttcttttcattataggggactggaatgctaaagtagggagtcaagagagaaaaggaacaacaggtaagtatggccttggaattcaaaacaaagcagggcaaaggctgatagagttttgtcaagagaacaaactggtcatcacaaacactcttttccagcaacacaagaggcgactctacacatggacatcactagatgggcaataccaaaatcagattgattatactgtattcacagatcctgaagctgaggctccaatactttggccatctcatgagaagagaggactccctggaaaagaccttgatgttgggaaaatgtgaaggcaagaggagaaggggatgaccgaggacgagatggttggacagtgtcatcgaggcaaccaacatgaatctgacacaactccgggaggcagtggaagatagaagggccgggcgtgctctggtccatggggtcacgaagagtcgggcacgactgaacgactaaacgaaaacgatactgtattctctgcagccaatgatggagaacctctatacaatcaccaaaaacaagacctggagctgctGGTGGCTTTGTCAAAGACTTTCTCCTAGTCAATAAAGTAAAGATATGTATCCACATTCATGGCATAGCATCTACCCCTAGTACTAAATCCTCCCCGAATCCAAATTACATGGCTCATGCCCCTTCTCCATACTTTCTGTAAATTTGGCAAGTATTATCTTTAGAGATGGTTCGTTAAGCTTGTTTCTCTATATGTATGTGCTACAaatgttgccatttttctttttcaacaatGTATTAAAGATACTTATTGGCCAAATTTCAGGAATGATTCCTACTCTGCAGATTTGACTGGAAAGGTTTGCTGAAATATCTAAAttatcatttttaattaattttggaaaaaaaacatctgaGTCCAGGGGCATTGCTTATTATATTAACCATATTGCATTTTGGATCAAAGTTTTCTGGACCACCTAGTGCAATAGATCCTGTTGGTTGCTTATTTTGTTCTTCATGATACAAATCCATCAATGATGAGCattgttatttttctctctttaataTTTTATGCACATTAAAGGAGTTGTGAATTTTCACtactttttctatttctttgcattgtttggaatgctatttttttgtcttttctaaaaaaaattttgCAATTATATTTGATAAAaatcttaaatttttaaaaatgttcatctGTTTCCCTTAGGTCTAATGCTTGTTCTGTTGACCAATTTCCCCTTAATATTTCTACTACTGAGGTTGTTAGTACTCACATCTTCTTGCAGCTTTGTCAGCTTAATGCAAATAGCACTTATATCTAAGCTATTTGAGTATGTGATGTTAACTGAATATGTGATGTCCTTAAGGATCTCCTTTTAACAACGGTTTTTATGGGTGAACAGTTTAGACCACTCAGTTGTCTGACTGCCATGcttattttgcttttactttctaATATTTCCTTTAATTTGAGGCACCTACAATAATGGCAGGAGAATGATTTGAACTTTCGTAACCTCCATGGTATATTTTCACTGACCGAACAATGGTTTGATATCTCTgattaacaaaaatataatttgtttgGTTCCTTACAAGTTGTTCTCAGTACCCACCTGCAGGGATTTCTATGTGTGTGGCCTTCCTGGTGATATTTTGAATgcagtgttttcttcttcttcacaaaaTTGTACCATCTGTGTTGAAGTAGATGAATTTGTGCTCGGACTTGCTTAAAGGTATGTACCTTTGTTCTGAAGCTATGTGATAACTATTCAATAACTATTCAATTCAAATTTAAGTAGGAATATGAAGGTGAACGCAATGAAGCTGGTGAAAGGCATGGACATGGGAAGGCCAGATTACCAAATGGTGATACCTATGAAGGACAATATGAAAATGGTAAAAGAAATGGACAGGTAAGATTTATTTTGTAAATAATTTGCTCATCCTGCACAGTAATAGAGCATAGGGTATTGATTTAGGACTTGGGAGATCAAGGCTCTAATCTTCTTTCGGCCATGGAAAGCACTAGGTGATCTTAGACCAATTGCTGACTGACACTCAGCCAGCCCAGGACATAGACTTGTGTATGGATAGAGGGGAAAGGAGTGAATCATATATCCTACCTTGAATTCACTGGAGAAAatgtgagatataaatgtaactgagATTTCTCTGAGGGCTAATTCCTTTGTGGCTGAAATAGTATCCATAAAAGGCACCAACAGGCCTGGAGAAATCTCATGATTTATGGAAGCACCAAAAAAAATGGGAGGAAGACACCTCTTGAGGTAGACAGGGGAAGGGGGATCGTATTAGATGCTTGCTGGCAGACTCTCTCTGTAGAAAGGATGTCTGGATTAGGAAACCAGGAGAGGAGAATAGAATGGAGACACTGGAAACCAGAACAGCAGTGTGGCTGTCCACACTGGAAAATTGACCTCTCTATGATGTATATTTTTCAGGGATTCTACAGATTTAGAAATGGTGCACGTTACATAGGAGAATACTCTGACAATAAAAAACATGGCCCTGGTGTCTTTATTTATCCAGACGGATCAAAATATGAAGGTAAATTTTATTGTCCTGTTCATAGTGAATCTATCCAAAGGTAATAATAAAAGGTATTTTATTATTTCCCCTTTATTTGTGAGGATTCTGTTGGGTTCTGAAATTGTGTCTATACCCAATGAAAGAATACAGTGGTAGAGGGCAGTGGGTGGAGCTACAAATTCAGCAAATGAAACAGTTACTAAGGCTACACTTttataagaaaagcaaaataatctGTAAAGATGTCTCCTTATCTGCTATTTCTGTTGCCATATTCCTGTTAGAGAGAAAGTGTGTTCACACTATCAGCAACtccattttcatctccttttTCCTATTTACACAGAATTCATTGTagtttagtttgctgttgatctcgcCATTATGGTCAGTACACTTTTCATTAATGCTTATTGCAGGAGACTGGGTGGAGGACCAAAGACACGGACATGGTGTTTACTACTATGTGAATGGAGATACATACACAGGCGAATGGTTCAATCATGTCAGGTTTGCTTTTCTGAAGTTTGCTTAACTCTTCTTTTATAATTGGTGAATCTTAAATGATACCTGCAACAAAACTTTGCAGTGTGCTCTTACCCTCTCCTCCTCGATAGAATAAAAACCTGCTAATGCTGTTTAGGCTGCTTTGTATCAGAAGAAGAAAGCACTTTGTTCTCCACTATGCTGAGGCTGTCCTATGCTATACTGTACTATATAGGAGCTGGCTCAATTCTGACTTTGACCATTTTACTGCTATTGAATTTCAGTAGTGGTTCTTGAGAGTGGGAAAGAGAAAACTTACCTTTTCCCCTTTGCTTCCTCTTGAAATGTGCTCATACAGTCATGTGAGATAGAAAGTATActgtctttgaattctatgggTTTACATATCACAACATaataaaatcatctggtccttagcaggtctgaaaattgggtaaatacaacctcagatgaacaacaccatgtcatgttttatttaataaaacTAAAGCCAAAGTGGAGAAGCCAGATGTGAAAAACGAAGTAGATCTTCTGATTCAATAGTGTGTATAATCACCTTTAGCatcaataacttgaagtaatcattttctgtatgactttatcagtctctcacatcattgtggtggaattttgtttcagtccatTGAGTtatgcaggcatttgtttatgcacagctctcttaaagtcctgccacagcatttcaatcatgttgaggtctggactttgactgggctattgcagcactttgattcttttctttttcagccattcttttGTAGATGTGCTGGTGTACTTGTGATCACTGTCCTGTTGCATGATCCAATTTTGGCCAAACTAGCTGTCAGATAGAtgacctcacatttgactctagagtACTTTGGTATACACAGGAGTTCAtagttgactcaatgactgcaaggtacTCAGGTCCTGTAACGGCAAaagaagcccaaatcatcaccccttcaccaccatgcttgacagtatgaggtgtttgtgctgatatgctgtgttcaGTTTTCGCCAaatgtggcactgtgcattatctccactttggtctcatctgtccaaaggatgTTGTTCCACAAGTCTTGTGgattgtccagatgcaacttgcCATGCTGCTATgttttagagagaagaggttgTCTCCTGGCAACACTtccaaaccatacttgttcagtctttttctaactgtactgtcatgaactttaacatttaacatgctaactgaggcctgtagggTCTGAGATGTAACTCGTGGCCTTTTCATAATTTCTCTGATCATTGCACaatctgaccttggggtgaactTGCTTGGACATGGATGCCTGGGAAGAATGTCTTCAATGTTTTCCACTTCTGAATAATCTTAGTCAGTGTAgaagatggactttaaattgcttggaaatggccttataacccttcccagatggatgggcagcaacaattgcttctccaCAATAATTGCTAATGTGTTTCTTCCATGGCACTGtcttaacacacacctgaatgttcCAAACCAGCAGACTGCAAAAACTTCAgattttatagaggtggtcacacttgcagATGATATGtgactcaagggcatttggttagcagcacttgGCTGCTACTTAGCTTCCGAATTCCTATGAAAGCAGTAATGGTGTACACTACAGTACTTAATTTTCCAcacatggcttttccattttggctttatttttgtaaaataaatcatggcatggtgcaatatgttatgtgttgttgttcatctaagTATTGTTTAATCTGTATTTACCTAAtcttcagacctgctaaggaccagatgatttttatcatgtcctgatatgtaaaaccattcAATACAAAAATTCAAAGAGTATactttttatttcacattactGTATGTAGTATTCTGTATTTTTCCAGAGCTGTTTCTATTTCATAACAAATGCTTCCCCACTCCATGCAGAGGTGATCCAGTGCTAAACTAGTGTATCAGTGCAATGTCTCAGTGCTACAtttgtttattcagaaataataataataatcagggaGACTCCCCCccacatgactgtacagtggacccttgacttacagacggcttgacttacagactttttgagttacagacttctctggcggcaaaatttaggtttgacttgcagcctgagaattgacttacagaccagaaaaaaaccaaaatggaacaaaaacggcctgttacgggattaatcggttttcaatgcactgtaggtcaatggagacttgacctacagactttttgacctgcagccaccattccaatatggattaattctgtaagtcaagggtccactgtatagtacAGGAAAGGATGTTTTTAAACCTATTTGTCATTGTCATGCAAACATTGAACCATaattcccacccacccttctCCCAGTAATAATTCTAAGCTTAGGGACCTGAATGGACCATTTCCCCATCTCCGTTACATTTCACCATCGCATTCTGGCAGTCTCATCTCTTCTTGCTCATTGATTAATGTATGGAGCTACACAGCCTGCTCAGCCCCTGGTATCTTTAAATCTTTTCCACTTGTTCTCCAGGAAGAAGTGAGAGTTGCACATATATATAATAAAAGGAAGAGTCCAGGATTTTGTTGTATTTCCGATTGGACAACAGTGTCTGCCTTCCAGCAGAATCTGCCATGGAGGACTAGAAGGGGATGAGAAGAGAATTCCTTTGTGACTGTTGACTCGATGTTAGATTAGGCCTTGTGAAATTGATTTAATAATAATCTAAAATGTCTTAAGTTGCCTTAATATAAACAATTCCGTCCTTTGGCTGTGTCAGAAAGATTGCTTTGATGCCCAAGATTAAGGTTTCATGTGAAGATGCTTTTTATCTCTTCATAGGCATGGACAAGGTACTTACTTCTATGCATTAACTGGTTCCAAATATATTGGCACCTGGGCAAATGGACAACAAGAAGGAGCTGCTGAACTTGTTCATCTAAACCATAGATATCAGGGGAAGTTTGTGAATAAAAATGTAAGTGTATAAGAAGTGGTTGTATGCTGGGAGCATTTTGCAAGGTTTCAATCTGCATGTTCTTCTTTGAGCATACAGAACTATCTCTTCAGTTTACTTTGTAGTTTAAATACAAAATCTCCCCATTAACCCCTAAGTTATAGTCTTAATATCCAGTAGTTCCTTGTATATAGAGGATCTCTAACATTCAATCATAGCCTCAGGTAGACAGTGCTTTTCACTTACTTTAGTGCAACAGCAATTCCATTGTCCACATGGagcttttaaagatgttttgaagtATTTTGGTAAATGGAATATAAGTGTTGTGACTAGTACAGCAAGATCAATTAATCCTGTAATACCTTAAAATGAGGCTGTGAAAACTGGGCAAGTCCAGAGCCAATTTTTATCATTTAGGACGTTTACTATCACAAAGATGACTTTccccctttgggaaaaaaaagtgaGTGGCTTGAGGTTTGCTTCCTAGTTTTTGTCTTTAAGGCTACGTACTTTGCTTTAGAGCAGGATCAGGTTTCTGGCAGATTCCAGCAGCACCATTCTTCTTACTCTCCCACTTCATTTTCCCCTAGCAAAGGTGGCGGGACCTAGGATTCTTGGGGTTCCAGAAGCATAAACTCTTTGGCAAAAAATTTTTAGACCTCTGTTCCCTACATTTGTCAAGAAAATAGAAGGAAAAATGTAAACGgtaaacaatacaaatacagtcTGTGACAACATTAAAGTGGCAAGTGTATCTTGGAATACAAATATTCTTCCATAggtttctgaatgttgttctttaCTATTACAGACTTGTGTCCTTCCCCGCCCCTTCATAGAGactgatttttcccccagaaaaaaaacagaaggtcaTTACTAGCACATTCCTGTTGAACTACAGTATTTTGTAATTCATAGGTATATTGTTTTAGGATATAGTGTTGTCAGaatattcattttcatttcttttcccgTATAGCCAATGGGCCCCGGGAAATATATATTTGATATTGGATGTGAACAACATGGTGAATACTTTCATGAGGTAAATACAGTAGCATAAAATAATGTGAATACCAGAAAGCTTAGTAGTTTAGCCATTATTATTAATCACCTGGTTCATTATGTATGTGCCTTGAGGTTAAAATAAGtttgaagaaataatttttttgaagaaATATATAACGTCCTCTACATTAAAGTGCAAGAGGAAACATTATAGTTCCAAACAATGGTAATAACGGTTCTGTCATTTATCTTCCATTCATAAGAACTGTTGTGGGTTCTGTCTTAGGACTCATTCACACAGTAGTTTTGAACTCGGATcattctggggctgtgcagaGTTGTTTGGGTATTATTTATTGCACATATGAACAGATTATCTTGGTATTTGCATCCACATATGGGGAGGGTATTTGTTGCTCAGTGCACTGGGTCATTCTTATACTGCCTGTCCCAACATGGATGGCCCTCCCAATTTGCTTACCTCTTCCATTCACTCCTGCCTGATTCACATGTTCTTCCTTTCTGTCCTTGTTTTAGCCATCTATAGGGTATGGAGGGATGATTGACCAGTAGAAAATGCCCATAATGAAATTTCATTAAatgacacccacccacaaattGTGCAGATCAGCACAGAGTACCACAGTGCTAAAGGTCATCCAAGCAGATCATGACTGCAGCAAATCAgagcaaagcagaacagaaataCATCACTGATCGGCCAGAAAACAACAGGAAAgcctggggtttgtttgttggttggttttctgTCCTGCTTTGACTCTACTGATTCTAGCTCCAGTCCTCCATTGTGTGGGCACCAGGATGCAATTCAGGTATAATGGGAGCAAGGAACACTGAACATGGTGAGCATGGATGGACTCTAAGATGAGTAACAGATTAGTAACAGCATAGGACTGATCTGAGGTAAATGCTTGTACGGCCGAGCCTGTCGTTCAGTACATACTATGAATGCTGATTTTCCAAGATGAGAATCTGCTGATAAAACCTGCAAAGTGTCTTTTTCTGGTGGGTGGCACAGATTTTCCTGTCAAGGAAAGGATGTTGCAGTTTAAAAGAATGTCTTTCAAATCTACAACCTTAATGTTTTCCATTCAAACCTGCAAATTTGTTGAAAACATCTTCCCCATAATCTCAATATCTCCCTGCCCTCCAGAAGAGGTAGCAAAAAAAATGCCTTTCCTTTGGAGTTACAGGCAGCAATCAGCCATCACCAAAACATATTACAAACCATTGTAAAATTTTCCAGAAATGCATACTTTCAGCCATAATGGGAATGTTATACTGCAACTCTCCATTTTCAACACATTCCATCTTTCCAACAAAttcatcttttttcatttttttttctccccatatgTGTGGTGCAATTCATAGTTCACTTTGATTCCTTTTTACAATTCACTTAGCTCATGCAAACTAAAACCAAGAGAAGGGGCAGCAAAGAACTGCCTTCTGTCCAGAACTATGAGAAGCAGCCCATCATTGAAGCTTTTATCTACACGGAACCTAGTACAACAGAGGTGCTCTCTGGCTTTGACGTGGAGTGTTTCTGCATGATTTGTCTGCATGTTGTAGAAAACCAAACCATTCTCTCTTGTGTGCAACATAAGTTGGGAAAGGAAATTTAGGGAGAAATGAATTCCTTTGGAACAATGATACATGGTAGTTGAGTAATTCTCCACAACAGTTGGAGTATGTTAGTGTCAAGTTTAAATTAAAATCAACTATTTTACAATACAGGTGTTAAAGTTCCCACATAATAGCCGGGGATCCTAGGGAAGAGTGGAATCCAGGGACAGCATGACAAAGGGTATATTTTCTGGGAGGAAAGACAAGCAGGATGAACAACTGCATATTTGCTGTTCAATTGGTCACAGTTATTTGTTACATTCCTCACTGAGGAGCTGACATTTCTGTTAACTTTGTTAGAAGAAGTTAAATCATCCTCATGGTTTCATATGTGTGGAAGCTTACAGTGCTATTTACTCCTTTATTGTATAAAATTTAATTGTACCAACGTACTTTTCCCA from the Pogona vitticeps strain Pit_001003342236 chromosome 3, PviZW2.1, whole genome shotgun sequence genome contains:
- the RSPH1 gene encoding radial spoke head 1 homolog, which produces MSDLGSEEIEEEAENDLGEYEGERNEAGERHGHGKARLPNGDTYEGQYENGKRNGQGFYRFRNGARYIGEYSDNKKHGPGVFIYPDGSKYEGDWVEDQRHGHGVYYYVNGDTYTGEWFNHVRHGQGTYFYALTGSKYIGTWANGQQEGAAELVHLNHRYQGKFVNKNPMGPGKYIFDIGCEQHGEYFHEEKAEEEEEEEFLAPMIPKWKAMKITGLTLWAPEEPPPVPEAPPAATTEAPPSEAEELAATAGSEAAESTEAHAETPEPVEITASPRDTEEEEEAAKEDQGEPAPAITEEKEEEAKDAEPQD